The genomic region CGGCACCAGGCCGGCGACCTGGAGGCCGCGACGGGGCTTTACCTGAAACTGCTGTCGGTCGAGCCCGATCACGCCGGAGCCTGGGCCAATCTGGCGGCGGTGCTGCTGGTCAAACGCCGCGAGCAGGAGGCCATCGCCTGCTGTCGCAAGGCGCTGGCGGTGAACGACAAACACGCGGAGGCCTGGAACAATCTCGGCATTCTGCTGGGGCGTCGCCAGCGGCACGAGGAGTCGGTGCAGGCCTACGAAAAGTGTCTGGCCAGCGATCCCCGCCACTATCTGGCCTGGACCAACCTGGGTTTGGGGCGGGTGCGCCTGGGAGAGGTGGAACGGGCGGTACAGGCCTTCGAACAGGCCTTGCGCCTGCGTCCCGACCACACCGAGGCCCTGATCCATCTGATTCACCAGCGGCAGCAGTTGGCCCACTGGGAGGGGCTCGATCAACTGGTGCCCCGTCTGGCCCGGCAGATGCGCCAGGATGTGGCCGAGGTCAACCCCTTTTCCTACCTCTTCTTGTGCAACGATCCCGCCGAGCAGCGGCTCTGCGCCAGCCACTACGCCAAACGGGTGGAAAAGGTGGCCGCCCGGCTGGAACCGCTGCCGCCGTTTCCCGCATTCGAGGCAACCTCCCGTCTGCGCATCGCCTATCTATCCGCCGATTTCCATCAGCACGCTACCGCCCTGCTGGCCGCCGAGCTTTTCGAGGCCCACGACCGGGAGCGGTTCGAGGTCTTCGCCTACTCCTTCGGTCCCGAGGATGGCGGCCCGTTGCGAGCCCGCATCCGCCGGGGGGTGGAACACTTCGTGGATGTGGCGGCGCTGGGGGACCGGGAGCTGGCCGGGCGCATTCGTCAAGACGGCATCCACATTCTCATGGATCTGAAAGGCTTCACCCGGGATGCCCGGCCCACGGTTCTGGCGTTGCGTCCCGCGCCGGTCCAGATCAATTTCCTGGCCTACCCCGGCACCATGGCCGCCTCCTTCATCGACTACATTCTGGCGGATGAGGTGGTGTTGCCTGCGGAGATGGAGCCTTATTTCGACGAAAAACCCATCCGCCTGCCGGTGTGTTATCAGGTCAACGACAGCCGACGCCGTATCGATACGCCGGGGGCGCGTCGGGATTATGGACTGCCGGAGGAGGGTTTCGTCTTCTGTTCGTTCAACCAGACGGCCAAGATCACCCCGGAATTTTTCGGGCTGTGGCTGGAGTTGCTGCGCCGGGTGCCCGGATCGGTGCTGTGGCTGATGGCGTTTCATCCCGATGCCCAAAAACGCTTGCGGGCGCGGGCCGAACAGGGGGGAATCGCCGGGGAACGCCTGATCTTCGCCCCGCCGCTGCCCAACGAGGCCCATCTGGCCCGCTACGCCGTGGCGGATCTGGCTCTGGACACCCTGCCGTGCAACGGCCACACCACCACCAGCGACGCCTTGTGGGGCGGCTGCCCGGTCCTGACCTGCCAGGGTCGCACCTTCGCCGGCAGGGTCTCCGCAAGTCTGTTGACGGCGCTGGAACTGCCCGAGCTGATCACCGACTCCCCGGCGGATTACGGACGCAAAGCCCTGCAACTGGCCAAAGAGCCGCAACGCCTGTCGGCCCTGCGGCAACGGCTGCAATCCGTGCGTCCGGGGCATGCCCTCTTCGACGGGAAGGCGTTTACCCGTGAGTGGGAGAAGGCGCTTTTGCAGGTGTGGCAGCGCTATCAACGTGTCGGCGAAGAAGGTTTTTCCGTGGGTGGTCCGGATTCCGGGGCGACGTGCTGCAACACCCGGTAAATCTCCTGCCGTTTGGCCTTGTCATCCTCCGCCACCAGGGCTTGCAGAAGCTGGGGAGTCGCTTCTTGCGCCCGTCCCTGTCTGATCAGCAGTTCCCCCAGCCGCAAACGGGCCACCGTCCGGGAACCGTCGTTTTCAATGGCGCGCAGGTACCAGTCGATGGCATCGTCCCACTGCGACAACGCCTCGTGACAGCGGGCCATGCGGTACAACAGTCGTCCGGTCTGATTGCCCGGACGTTGCAGCGCCGCCTGCAGCATGGGCATGGCTCCCGCCGGGTCGCCATCCTCAAACAACCTTTCCGCCGCACGGGTGAAGGCCTTGGCCGTATCGCTGCGGCGGGCCACTTCCGTCCGGAGATGACGTTGCTCCCGCTGTTTGTCGGCATCGAAGTCGGGCTGCCGCTGCCGGGTCAGCTCCTCGAAACGGGCCACGAAGGCCCCGGAGCTGTCCCGTTTGGCCAGATAAAGGGACTGTTGCGTCGCTTTCCAGGGCAGGGCCTCGCCCAACGCCGCTTTCAGACTCTCCGGATCCAGGGTCTCCAGCAACCACTGTTTGAAATGGGCCAGCCGTTTCTCCCGCAATCGCGCCATGGAAAACTCCAGCACCGGATGGTCCAGGGTGTTGAGTGGCGCATCCCCGCCGCGCACATAATCCACGGGATCGGTGTGCAGCAGGCCGTAAGGCACCCACTCCGGCAGGATCTCCTCTTCCTCCAGCAGGTGAGCCGACAGAACGGCGTTGGCCCTAACCCGTTCGGGACCGTGCAGTTGCAACGGCTGGTTCGAGGCCAGCAGCAGAAAATAGCTGTGACGCACCATGCCCATGCGCACATGGGGAAAACGCTCCCCGATGGTCTTCAGGATGATGCGGGCCCCTTCGTCGCCGATGCTTGAATCGAACCAGGTCATGTAGACCCCGTCCGGCGCCAGACAGCGGGCCACGTCCTGAAAGAAGTCGGCGGTGTAGAGCTTGGAGGAGCTGAAATAGAGGGGCGTCATCACCGTATTGAGGATCAGGTCATAGGGTCGGGGGCAATGGCGCACGAAGTGGATGGCGTCGTCCAGATGGAAACGGACATTCTTCTTTTCGTGCAGATTGAAATTGTATCGCCCCAGTTTGGCCAGATTGTCGAGAATGGCGGCGTTGATCTCCACCGCGTCGGTGTGGTCGAAAAGCTGGGTGACGGCGCTGGCGGTCTTGCCGGAACCCACCCCCAGAACCAGGGCCTGATGGGGACGGGGGGCGAAGGAGGAGGCGAAAGCCCCGACGATGACCTCGGCGGCGGAGTCGAGGGGAATGCTGATGGAGCCGTTGACCAGAAAGAAGGGTCGGTCGGAGTGGGTGATGGCCATGACATCCTGGGGGCCTTTGAAGATGTCGAGTCCGGTCAGACGCTTGATGGCTTTTTTCAGGTTGCGCCCTTCGTGGAGTTCGCTGTGTCCCAGGTAGAGCAGCCGCTCCTCCCAGTAAAAACCGTGCAGCAGGAAGGCGCTGCCCAACAGCATCAGCGGCGCCAGACGATGGGTCAGGAGGGCCTTTCCCGTCAGCATCCAGGCCGAGGCGGCGCAAACGGCCACCGCCAGCACGATGCCGCCGTAACTCAGATAGGGGTGCAGTCCGAAGACCATGAGCAGGAAACCCGCCACGTTGGCCAGGGAGGCGAGATAGAGCAGATGTCCGCCGTGGCGGGCGATATCCTGGCGGTTATCCGCCAGCAGCGCGGGCAGGGTGGCTCCGAAACCGAGGGCGGGCAGGGCCATGAGAATCGCCAGCAACACCCCCTTGAGCGCCGGTGCGCCGAACAGGGTGCTGGCTGTGGAGACCCAGGGGGCGGTGAAAAGGCCCATGGTCCACAATAATCCTGCCACCAGCCAGGCCAGACCGACCAGGGACAGGACCATGGCCCCCGCGAAGGAGAGGCGGAAGCGTTCCACCAGGGCCGCGCCCCCCGCCAATCCCCCCAGGATGAGTACCAACACCAGAGCGAAGTGTTCCCGGAACGGTCCCAGCAGCAACTCCGCCAGTTTGACCATTAGCAGTTGAAACACCGCCGAGCCGAGGCTGGCCACCAGCAGGGCCGCGAGCAGGGAGCGGGAGAGGGGGGCGGTGTTGTTGTTTCCCTCGGAGGGGGGCGGGGCTCTCAAGCCGTTGAAGGAGTAACGCAACACGAAGGCGGTGAAGAGGTTGACCAGGGCTACGGAGAGGATGGTCAGCCGCAGGCCCGCCTGACGCAGAATGACGAATTCGATGAGCAGAACCGTGGATGCCGCGCCCAGATTGTAGAAACCGTAGGCCCAGGAGAAGCCGGGAGCCGGGTGCAGACGTTGCCAGTAGCCCGCGAAGAGGGGCATGGAACAGCCGATGAGAAACGAGGGTACGGCCAGCACCAGAACACAGACCACGACGGTGTTGAACAGCCCCGGAATCAGTCCGGGCAGACCGTCGTGGAGGGGGCCGTCCAGCAGAGGGGTGCCCAGTGCCAGCAGAAGGCCGGAGAGGCCGATGCCCGCTTCCACCAGCCACAAGTGGGGCCACAGGCGATGGGCGCTACGGGAGCCGAAACCGATGCCCAGCAGAAAGGCGATCAGAATGGAGGCGCTGACGGCGAACTGGTCTCCCGCCAGATTGCCCAGCAAGCGGCCATACAGCACCTCGTAGGAGAGGCCGCAATACCCGGAAAGCAGCAGCAATCCGGTAAAGAGCCCCGTGGAGGCGTCAGAACCGCGCACCGTTCACTCCGGACTCAGGGTGAGAGGATCGGGTCAAGGTGGAACAGGATCCAGGGGCGGTCCGGAACCATGCGATAGACCAGTATGTAACGGGCTTTCCCGATGGAAAAGACCGTTTCTCCCGCCAGCTTGCCGCGGCCCTGGGCCACGGCTTGCAGAAAAACGGGATCCGACTGAATCGAGGTCAGGGGCGGCAGATAGGTTTCCAATTTTTCAGGAGGGAGGTAATCGGGCAGGTCCTCGTGAGAACGGGGATTGCGCTCCTCCTTGAGGCGCAGCTCGATTACCTGCCCGCTGTCGGCCAGGAGCAGTCCGTTTTCGTCCAGAATGAAGTAGCGTCCCTCTTCGTCCTTGTTTGGCCGGACCTCCCGGTCGGCCCGGAAAGGCAGATCCTTGGTCATAACCAGTTCCTGATAGTAGGAGAGGGGCACTTCGAAATGCAGGAATCCCGGAATCTGCCCGCCGGGGAGAACGACGGGCGAGACGAAAGCCACGACCCACATCAGGGAGTCGGCGGACATGTAGGGTTTGGAGAGGTGGACCGCCCCTTTGGGCAGTCTGAAGGCGGGTTCGAAGAAGGGAGCGCCCTGTTCGTGATCCGAAAAGAGGTAAGCGGCTTCCGCCTTGTCGCCCACCACTCGCAGATGTTCCTGCCCCTCGTGGTCCACCAGACAGGTTTCGGCGATGGGAAAACGGCGGTGCAGACGCACGGCCCAGGATTCCATATGATGCCGCAACTCCTGCTGCATTTTAGAAAAGAGCGGCATATGGTTGCTGTCACGCGCCAGCTTCCGGGATTCCGGCAGCGCGAAGTAGTCCTGGAAAAACGGCAGATCGAGGGAGGAGAGCAGGCTGCTGCGGGCTTCGTGATGGAACATGGAGATGCGGAAGAGCATTTCGTCCATCTGGGAGTTGGCTTGCCGGGAGGCCGATGTCGGGTCGGAAAGCGCCTCGGGGAAGGCCGGGGCTGAAATCAGAACCGGGATCAAGCCGACGAGGAGAGAGATTATCCGTGAGAAGCGGGTCATGGTTCTTCCTTGTCGTGACGGAGACATTACGGAACACCGGGAAAAACGAAGTGCAAGGGCTCGCTGATGCGTTTGCGCAGAGTATATTCGGCGTTGAACAGGGCAATCTGACCAATCACTTCACCCCGGGTCGGAAAGACCACATCGTTGGGGTCCGGGGTTTTCAGTTCCCGGGATATTTCCAGGGTCCAGAACCCATCCTTCCAACTGCCTTTGGCCTGGACATCGGCCCGGCTGCCGGAGGGTTCTCCCTGCACGATCACCCCCGGAATGATTTCGGGGCCGGGCTCCTTGGGATCGGGCGTGTAGGCCCAGCCGCGCTGTCCCTCGTCCGGCAGCTTCTGAATATAGATCGTGCCATACGGGCTGGCGTATTCCTGGGCCGGATCGAGGCGTTGCGGCGAAAAACGATGGGTCAGATCCTCGGCGCGACCGACCAGGTTGGAGCGCCCTGCGCTCCAGATCCAGAGATCGGTGGCATAGGTGCGCCGGGAGATCATGCATTTGGCGAAATCACCGCTTATGGGAAAACGGATGGCGAACATATCGTCCTTGTTGAGCCCCCGACGATAGCCGCTGCCCATCTTTTTCAGGGGCTTGTACTGCGTATTGGCCACACTGTCCGTCCATTGGGCCGCCAGATAGAAGCGCGTGCCGAAAAGACCGGCCTGGACCTGCAGGATGGGTTGCCAGGATTTCTCCTCGGTGGCGTTTTCGGCTTCCGCATCCTGGCCGAGGGAGGAGGTTTCCAGCGGGACAACCTTTGGAGACAACCGGGCGGACTTCCAGTCGTTCCAGTCCCCATCGATGACGGGGGCTTGTTGCAAGGGCACGACGGGGATGGCCAGACCCGATTCGGACCAGACCAGGGTGGGGAATAATACGATCAACATCGAAATGCGCACCATCTTTATTTCCTTTGGTCAGCGTGGCGCCAGTCGTTGGCGCATTACTTCATACAGAACGATACCGGCGGCAACCGAAACGTTCAACGAGGCCATACGCCCCTGGTTGGGAATGGAGACCAGAGTGTCGCAATGTTCCCGGGTCAGGCGACGCAGACCCCGTTCCTCGTTGCCGAGAACCAGGGCCAGGGGGCCGGAGAGGTCGCTCCGGGGCAAAGAGGTGCTGCCTT from Magnetococcales bacterium harbors:
- a CDS encoding cache domain-containing protein; protein product: MTRFSRIISLLVGLIPVLISAPAFPEALSDPTSASRQANSQMDEMLFRISMFHHEARSSLLSSLDLPFFQDYFALPESRKLARDSNHMPLFSKMQQELRHHMESWAVRLHRRFPIAETCLVDHEGQEHLRVVGDKAEAAYLFSDHEQGAPFFEPAFRLPKGAVHLSKPYMSADSLMWVVAFVSPVVLPGGQIPGFLHFEVPLSYYQELVMTKDLPFRADREVRPNKDEEGRYFILDENGLLLADSGQVIELRLKEERNPRSHEDLPDYLPPEKLETYLPPLTSIQSDPVFLQAVAQGRGKLAGETVFSIGKARYILVYRMVPDRPWILFHLDPILSP
- a CDS encoding tetratricopeptide repeat protein — translated: MEGVPLFREAIARHQAGDLEAATGLYLKLLSVEPDHAGAWANLAAVLLVKRREQEAIACCRKALAVNDKHAEAWNNLGILLGRRQRHEESVQAYEKCLASDPRHYLAWTNLGLGRVRLGEVERAVQAFEQALRLRPDHTEALIHLIHQRQQLAHWEGLDQLVPRLARQMRQDVAEVNPFSYLFLCNDPAEQRLCASHYAKRVEKVAARLEPLPPFPAFEATSRLRIAYLSADFHQHATALLAAELFEAHDRERFEVFAYSFGPEDGGPLRARIRRGVEHFVDVAALGDRELAGRIRQDGIHILMDLKGFTRDARPTVLALRPAPVQINFLAYPGTMAASFIDYILADEVVLPAEMEPYFDEKPIRLPVCYQVNDSRRRIDTPGARRDYGLPEEGFVFCSFNQTAKITPEFFGLWLELLRRVPGSVLWLMAFHPDAQKRLRARAEQGGIAGERLIFAPPLPNEAHLARYAVADLALDTLPCNGHTTTSDALWGGCPVLTCQGRTFAGRVSASLLTALELPELITDSPADYGRKALQLAKEPQRLSALRQRLQSVRPGHALFDGKAFTREWEKALLQVWQRYQRVGEEGFSVGGPDSGATCCNTR
- a CDS encoding tetratricopeptide repeat protein, whose protein sequence is MRGSDASTGLFTGLLLLSGYCGLSYEVLYGRLLGNLAGDQFAVSASILIAFLLGIGFGSRSAHRLWPHLWLVEAGIGLSGLLLALGTPLLDGPLHDGLPGLIPGLFNTVVVCVLVLAVPSFLIGCSMPLFAGYWQRLHPAPGFSWAYGFYNLGAASTVLLIEFVILRQAGLRLTILSVALVNLFTAFVLRYSFNGLRAPPPSEGNNNTAPLSRSLLAALLVASLGSAVFQLLMVKLAELLLGPFREHFALVLVLILGGLAGGAALVERFRLSFAGAMVLSLVGLAWLVAGLLWTMGLFTAPWVSTASTLFGAPALKGVLLAILMALPALGFGATLPALLADNRQDIARHGGHLLYLASLANVAGFLLMVFGLHPYLSYGGIVLAVAVCAASAWMLTGKALLTHRLAPLMLLGSAFLLHGFYWEERLLYLGHSELHEGRNLKKAIKRLTGLDIFKGPQDVMAITHSDRPFFLVNGSISIPLDSAAEVIVGAFASSFAPRPHQALVLGVGSGKTASAVTQLFDHTDAVEINAAILDNLAKLGRYNFNLHEKKNVRFHLDDAIHFVRHCPRPYDLILNTVMTPLYFSSSKLYTADFFQDVARCLAPDGVYMTWFDSSIGDEGARIILKTIGERFPHVRMGMVRHSYFLLLASNQPLQLHGPERVRANAVLSAHLLEEEEILPEWVPYGLLHTDPVDYVRGGDAPLNTLDHPVLEFSMARLREKRLAHFKQWLLETLDPESLKAALGEALPWKATQQSLYLAKRDSSGAFVARFEELTRQRQPDFDADKQREQRHLRTEVARRSDTAKAFTRAAERLFEDGDPAGAMPMLQAALQRPGNQTGRLLYRMARCHEALSQWDDAIDWYLRAIENDGSRTVARLRLGELLIRQGRAQEATPQLLQALVAEDDKAKRQEIYRVLQHVAPESGPPTEKPSSPTR